From one Magnolia sinica isolate HGM2019 chromosome 18, MsV1, whole genome shotgun sequence genomic stretch:
- the LOC131233689 gene encoding endoribonuclease YBEY, chloroplastic-like, which yields MSRMLARALPLASKSPPITAVHSRSFCPSPAFSPCSSISHRSFHVSSQNPNHHRTLAGIFFRKLTRRRAAAKKQSSKEKQLELNVSICIEEEMPDDPEVLNIAEILRLNVPMAMKITFDGLKDSEYKTRDTSIDDVGKFEKVELSVLLCNDDFIRKLNKDWRDEDHATDVLSMSQHVPELQLPILMLGDIVISVETAARQAKERGHTLLVEIPILMVGSAVFLTWLSCVVIITIICSIFHIYSTCSLLY from the exons ATGTCTCGAATGCTCGCCCGCGCTCTCCCTCTCGCATCCAAATCTCCTCCAATCACAGCCGTCCATTCACGCTCCTTCTGCCCTTCTCCGGCCTTCTCTCCATGTTCATCCATCTCCCACCGTAGCTTCCACGTGTCCTCCCAAAATCCGAACCATCACAGGACGCTCGCGGGAATTTTCTTCCGGAAGTTGACGCGGAGGAGGGCAGCAGCGAAGAAGCAGTCCTCCAAGGAGAAGCAGTTAGAGCTCAATGTCAGCATCTGCATTGAAGAAGAAATGCCCGACGATCCCGAAGTTCTg AACATTGCAGAAATACTTCGATTAAATGTTCCCATGGCCATGAAGATCACATTCGATGGTCTGAAAGATTCAGAGTACAAAACAAGAGATACTTCAATAGATGATGTTGGTAAatttgaaaaggtcgagctatctGTACTGCTTTGTAATGATGATTTTATTCGGAAGCTCAATAAAGATTGGAGAGATGAAGATCATGCTACGGATGTTCTCTCCATGTCACAGCATGTTCCTGAACTTCAGCTTCCCATT CTTATGTTAGGCGACATTGTAATTTCTGTTGAGACTGCTGCAAGACAAGCAAAGGAGAGAGGGCATACTCTTCTTGTTGAGATACCCATCCTCATGGTTGGGTCAGCAGTCTTTTTGACATGGTTATCATGTGTTGTCATAATAACTATTATTTGCAGCATTTTTCACATTTATTCAACTTGTAGTCTGCTATATTAG